The proteins below are encoded in one region of Cololabis saira isolate AMF1-May2022 chromosome 13, fColSai1.1, whole genome shotgun sequence:
- the LOC133458664 gene encoding interferon-induced protein 44-like, producing MPTLKPQLSSSQQRIICSRLGSVKLKLLYKASVHGFTGAAFHQECDNLAPTVSVGYNASGYVFGGYTRRPFCQSGAFVNDDQAFLFTFSGAKLYTFATSNAGYAVKMISTSGPFFGEALALIHGSKPIVYSNPGNYYNFTAVEMHGNDLNLTECEVYQVEETTELEKPWRTVIWEPEKRRELMESIKAYKLTTSSVSQARVLLIGPVGAGKSSFFNSVNSVFRGHVTNQAISGFSTTSLTTQFRSFSVKAWREGKPLPIILCDTMGLEESKTAGLDIDDISSILKGHLPDYYQFNPSAPLLSEAQCYRKSPGLKDKIHCVVYVIDACKISIMPQNLEEKLDTIRRKVNLMGIPQLVLLTKIDEACPLVKEDLRKVYKSSYIKDVVKEVSTRLGMPMSCVVPVKNYSEELEVNMKCDILLLSAIKQMLRSVDNYFDELSDRLSCVETKD from the exons ATGCCCACTCTTAAGCCCCAACTATCCAGCAGCCAGCAGAGAATCATCTGCTCTCGTCTGGGAAGTGTCAAACTGAAGCTGCTCTACAAGGCCAGTGTCCACGGTTTCACTGGAGCAGCTTTCCACCAGGAATGTGACAACCTGGCTCCCACCGTGTCAGTGGGTTACAATGCCTCAGGTTACGTGTTTGGAGGTTACACAAGACGACCTTTCTGCCAGTCCGGAGCGTTCGTGAATGATGATCAGGCTTTTCTCTTCACATTCAGTGGAGCAAAGCTCTACACGTTTGCAACTTCTAATGCTGGATATGCAGTAAAAATGATTAGCACTTCTGGTCCTTTTTTTGGAGAAGCTTTGGCTCTCATCCATGGAAGCAAACCAATAGTGTACAGCAATCCAGGAAATTATTATAACTTCACTGCTGTGGAGATGCATGGCAACGACCTGAACCTGACTGAGTGTGAAGTCTACCAGGTGGAGG AGACCACTGAACTCGAGAAACCATGGAGGACTGTAATCTGGGAACCTGA gaagaggagggagcTGATGGAGAGCATTAAAGCCTACAAACTGACAACTAGCTCCGTGTCTCAGGCTCGGGTTTTACTTATTGGACCGGTTGGGGCCGGAAAGTCCAGCTTTTTTAACTCCGTCAACTCTGTATTCAGAGGCCACGTCACCAACCAGGCCATATCTGGCTTTTCTACCACCAGCCTGACAACACAG TTTCGCAGCTTCTCTGTGAAAGCCTGGCGTGAGGGAAAACCTCTGCCAATCATCCTGTGTGACACCATGGGACTGGAGGAAAGTAAAACGGCGGGGCTTGATATAGACGACATCAGCAGCATCCTCAAAGGTCATCTGCCTGATTATTACCAG TTCAACccctctgctcctctgctctCGGAGGCTCAATGCTATCGTAAGTCTCCGGGTCTCAAAGACAAGATTCACTGTGTGGTTTACGTCATCGATGCCTGCAAGATCTCCATCATGCCACAAAATCTGGAGGAGAAGCTGGACACGATCCGCAGAAAAGTCAACTTGATGG GGATTCCTCAGCTGGTGTTGCTCACCAAAATAGACGAAGCCTGCCCTTTGGTGAAGGAGGATTTGAGAAAGGTCTACAAAAGTAGCTACATCAAAGATGTG GTGAAGGAGGTCAGTACCCGGCTCGGCATGCCGATGTCCTGCGTTGTACCAGTGAAGAACTACAGCGAAGAGTTGGAGGTGAACATGAAATGCGACATCCTGCTGCTCAGCGCCATCAAACAGATGCTTCGATCTGTTGATAACTACTTTGATGAGCTCAGTGACCGACTGAGCTGTGTTGAAACTAAAGATTAG